The genomic segment CATTGTAGACCTGTTCCAGACCGTATTCTGTGCCACGCTCCATTCCAAAATCGTCAATGATGAGCAGGGGGAAGCTGCAAAGGCGGGAAATATATTCGTTCCTGCCCGCAAAGCTGGCGGCAAGGTCGTTTAATATTGCTGCAAAGTTTGTCATGCACACCGGGACTTCCTGCTCCATGAGGGCGTTTGCAATACACCCGGCAAAATAGCTTTTCCCAGTGCCTACCCTGCCCCACAAGAGCAGCCCGTAGTTCCCGTCCTTTATCTGTTCCCAGCGTGCCACATATCCGGCGGCGTTCTTCATCTGCGGGCAGCTGCCGTTATCGTTGGCAAATGTCCAGTCCTGCATGGTCTTGTCTGTAAAGCCCTGCCGTTTCAGCCGTTCCACCGTTTCAAGGTGGCTGCGCCGCTTCTCGGCGGCTTCCCGTTCCTTACGGGCTGCCCGCTGGCAGTCGCACTCTGACGGGTGGCGGTCACGCCCGAAAAAGGTCTTGCCCTCCGGGAAATAGGCTTCTTTGGGTTTCCGGCATTTGCCGCAGTATAAAAGCCCGTCCTCCCCGGTGTAATCCTCCGGCTCGGCTGTGGTGTCGGTCATAGGCAGTATGGTGTTGTGGATTGTATCGGTCATAGGCTTTCTCCCTCCTTGAATGAATAGTCCGGTATGCCTTTCTT from the Blautia wexlerae DSM 19850 genome contains:
- a CDS encoding ATP-binding protein encodes the protein MTDTIHNTILPMTDTTAEPEDYTGEDGLLYCGKCRKPKEAYFPEGKTFFGRDRHPSECDCQRAARKEREAAEKRRSHLETVERLKRQGFTDKTMQDWTFANDNGSCPQMKNAAGYVARWEQIKDGNYGLLLWGRVGTGKSYFAGCIANALMEQEVPVCMTNFAAILNDLAASFAGRNEYISRLCSFPLLIIDDFGMERGTEYGLEQVYNVIDSRYRSRKPLIVTTNLTLEELQHPEDTAHARIYDRLLEMCSPLCFTGENLRKAAAQGKMEQLKRLLAGKEICL